The following coding sequences lie in one Desulfovibrio sp. TomC genomic window:
- a CDS encoding iron-containing alcohol dehydrogenase — translation MNFTFTTPGKVIFGRDTARQLPQLVAAHGRTPLVVTGANPTRHGGVLDALRQAGCTVTVFPVAGEPRVETAMAGARLARENGCDVVLGLGGGGALDTAKAVAALATNTEDIFAYLEVVGAGRPLSQRPLPLLAVPTTAGTGAEATANAVLTVPGERVKVSLRSPMMLPDVALIDPLLTVSMPPAVTAATGLDALTQLLEAFVSNKANPMTDALCREGLGRASRALLAAYDDGTNLEAREDMALASLLGGMALANAKLGAVHGFAAPLGGLFNAPHGQVCASLLPFVTAANIRALRSRAPASPALCAYAAAAAIVTGAPHASPEDGLAWLHATCRRLGAPPLSRLGVTASDIPLLVEKASRASSMQGNPIVLTHEELAGIVAAALE, via the coding sequence ATGAACTTTACCTTCACCACCCCAGGCAAGGTCATCTTCGGCCGGGACACAGCCCGGCAGTTGCCCCAACTCGTGGCCGCCCACGGCCGTACCCCGCTTGTTGTCACCGGAGCCAATCCGACCCGACACGGGGGGGTGCTCGACGCCTTGCGCCAGGCCGGCTGCACGGTGACGGTCTTCCCTGTGGCCGGGGAACCCCGCGTCGAGACAGCCATGGCCGGCGCCCGTCTGGCCCGGGAGAACGGCTGCGACGTTGTTCTCGGCCTCGGCGGCGGCGGTGCGCTGGATACAGCCAAGGCCGTGGCCGCCCTGGCGACCAATACCGAGGATATTTTCGCCTATCTCGAAGTGGTCGGCGCGGGTCGGCCCTTAAGCCAGCGCCCGCTGCCTCTCCTGGCCGTGCCGACCACGGCCGGCACCGGGGCCGAAGCCACAGCCAACGCCGTTTTAACCGTCCCCGGGGAACGGGTGAAAGTCAGCCTGCGCTCCCCCATGATGCTGCCCGACGTGGCCCTTATCGATCCTCTGCTCACCGTTTCCATGCCGCCCGCCGTGACTGCGGCCACGGGACTCGACGCCCTGACCCAGCTCCTGGAGGCATTCGTGTCCAACAAGGCCAATCCCATGACCGACGCCCTGTGTCGGGAGGGCCTGGGCCGGGCCTCCCGGGCGCTCCTTGCCGCCTACGACGACGGAACCAACCTTGAGGCCCGCGAGGACATGGCCCTGGCCAGCCTCCTTGGCGGCATGGCCCTGGCCAATGCCAAGCTCGGCGCCGTGCACGGATTCGCCGCGCCGCTGGGGGGGCTTTTCAATGCTCCGCACGGACAGGTCTGCGCCAGTCTGCTGCCGTTCGTCACGGCGGCCAATATCCGGGCGTTGCGCAGCCGCGCCCCCGCCTCCCCGGCCCTTTGCGCCTATGCCGCCGCTGCCGCCATCGTAACCGGCGCGCCTCACGCATCCCCTGAGGATGGTCTGGCCTGGCTGCATGCCACCTGCCGCCGGCTGGGCGCTCCCCCGCTTTCCCGACTGGGCGTGACGGCCAGCGACATCCCGCTCCTGGTCGAAAAAGCCTCACGGGCCAGCAGTATGCAAGGCAATCCCATAGTCCTCACCCACGAGGAACTGGCCGGCATCGTCGCCGCCGCCCTGGAGTGA
- a CDS encoding methyltransferase domain-containing protein, translating to MQTLGITEIEQIRTTILDKYEKVAKSPTGQFRYPTGMKGLTAQGYDPALVALLPLTVREFFVGVGNPLSLRRIQPGQKVLDVGCGAGVDTLFASLLVGEQGKAVGVEFSPAMAARAQVNKKQSAINNAVFLNGSAEKLPLRSDSFDVVISSGVFNLVVDKERALREVFRVLKKGGSFQVADQVLNMPFGADRRDMVSSWFTUQGGAIPETAFLDMLRDSGFSAVKPLGTTGFSSSPVTIGMHFVASKA from the coding sequence ATGCAAACTCTCGGGATTACGGAAATCGAACAAATTCGGACGACTATCCTCGATAAGTATGAAAAGGTGGCAAAGTCGCCGACTGGTCAATTTCGTTATCCCACTGGAATGAAAGGCCTCACAGCGCAAGGCTATGACCCTGCACTCGTGGCGCTGTTGCCCCTGACGGTGCGAGAGTTCTTCGTTGGCGTCGGCAACCCCTTGTCGCTGCGTCGTATCCAACCAGGGCAAAAAGTCTTGGATGTAGGGTGCGGCGCTGGGGTGGACACGCTTTTTGCCTCTCTTCTGGTCGGCGAGCAGGGAAAGGCGGTGGGAGTGGAATTTTCCCCCGCCATGGCAGCCCGAGCGCAGGTAAACAAAAAGCAAAGTGCAATAAACAATGCGGTCTTTCTTAACGGCTCGGCTGAAAAGCTTCCTTTGAGAAGCGACTCTTTCGATGTGGTTATCTCAAGCGGCGTTTTCAACCTTGTCGTCGATAAAGAACGTGCTTTGCGTGAGGTCTTTCGTGTATTGAAGAAGGGTGGAAGTTTTCAAGTTGCTGATCAAGTTCTGAATATGCCGTTCGGAGCAGATAGACGAGATATGGTGTCATCTTGGTTCACTTGACAGGGCGGCGCAATACCGGAAACGGCGTTTCTGGACATGCTACGAGACTCAGGGTTCAGTGCAGTCAAGCCTCTTGGGACAACAGGTTTTTCAAGTTCTCCCGTGACGATAGGGATGCATTTTGTAGCAAGTAAAGCGTAG
- a CDS encoding multiheme c-type cytochrome produces the protein MHRKRLIAITAILTSLGLGGGTTLMAMEKKQPQAIARASLPMNLAQPSVSVAAVEGATFTGSQACQDCHAKEYKEWSASGHANMLRPVSPGIVKADFSGIEIPYDGVEVEDADKNKVKINPKVKVETKDGKYFVTLLDVDSPENTQSYEVVEVLGSLWEQQYYVKVGDKIFPSPVRWVENDKQWRKAAFAPFWWTADGTLDGRPKKPEEMPAKQTVDYQCNGCHTTAFSAKKDDQGKYSFSRQEGGIGCEACHGPGSKHVAAQGQGGILNPAKLGTWQQEQLCGQCHSRVTSKQDKDFAFPLGFRVGQTDLQDRVEFWTYSTKPGNFWPNEDAKKNRQQYHDTMRSGHMAAGVTCSTCHLDHATMHQKSSLKLPREQQCIGCHTAQKAMFEGSVHAQKGVVCVDCHMSKMANRAGATQKTPKEPWDVTAHTMRVVTPEEAEVFKMRSSCDKCHKDADRAAKGSRLIEGRQLVLDKVRKTQDIASRNNAIASSAVNDGLTFVLMDGSLGAHNPQKAMNLLQPKK, from the coding sequence ATGCATAGAAAACGGTTGATAGCCATCACGGCTATCCTGACATCACTGGGATTAGGCGGGGGAACGACCCTTATGGCGATGGAAAAGAAACAACCCCAAGCCATTGCCAGGGCATCATTGCCCATGAATCTGGCCCAACCATCGGTTTCGGTGGCGGCCGTCGAAGGTGCGACGTTTACAGGTTCACAGGCCTGCCAGGACTGCCACGCCAAAGAGTATAAAGAATGGTCAGCCTCAGGTCATGCCAATATGCTCCGCCCCGTCAGTCCGGGCATTGTGAAAGCTGATTTCTCTGGCATTGAAATCCCCTATGATGGGGTTGAGGTCGAGGATGCCGACAAGAACAAAGTAAAGATCAACCCGAAAGTGAAAGTCGAGACGAAAGATGGAAAGTACTTTGTAACGTTGCTTGACGTTGATTCACCTGAAAACACGCAATCCTATGAAGTTGTCGAAGTCCTGGGCTCCCTTTGGGAACAGCAGTATTACGTTAAGGTGGGCGACAAGATATTTCCCAGCCCCGTTCGCTGGGTCGAAAACGATAAGCAGTGGCGAAAGGCCGCATTCGCGCCATTCTGGTGGACTGCCGATGGAACCCTTGATGGCCGGCCCAAAAAACCTGAGGAGATGCCCGCCAAGCAGACCGTTGACTACCAGTGCAACGGTTGCCACACCACGGCTTTCAGCGCGAAGAAGGACGACCAAGGCAAGTACAGCTTCTCCCGGCAGGAAGGCGGCATAGGCTGTGAAGCTTGCCACGGCCCGGGTTCGAAGCACGTGGCAGCACAAGGGCAGGGAGGCATCTTAAACCCCGCCAAGCTCGGCACGTGGCAGCAGGAACAGCTCTGTGGGCAGTGCCACAGCCGCGTGACCAGCAAGCAGGACAAGGATTTTGCCTTCCCGCTGGGATTCCGGGTAGGACAAACCGATCTGCAAGACCGAGTGGAGTTTTGGACCTACTCCACCAAGCCCGGTAATTTCTGGCCGAACGAGGATGCTAAGAAGAACCGTCAGCAGTATCACGATACGATGCGATCAGGACACATGGCGGCTGGAGTAACATGCTCCACTTGCCACTTGGATCACGCGACAATGCACCAGAAATCAAGCTTAAAGCTGCCTCGTGAGCAGCAATGCATTGGTTGTCATACAGCTCAAAAGGCCATGTTTGAGGGAAGCGTGCATGCTCAGAAAGGTGTCGTTTGCGTTGACTGTCATATGTCAAAAATGGCGAATCGTGCTGGAGCGACTCAAAAGACACCGAAAGAACCATGGGATGTCACAGCCCATACTATGCGGGTGGTGACGCCAGAAGAAGCCGAAGTTTTCAAGATGCGCTCCAGCTGCGACAAGTGTCATAAAGACGCTGATCGTGCGGCAAAGGGTTCTAGGTTGATAGAAGGAAGACAGCTTGTCTTGGATAAAGTCCGTAAGACGCAGGATATAGCATCGAGAAACAATGCTATCGCATCTTCTGCCGTAAATGACGGTCTTACCTTTGTGCTTATGGATGGTTCTCTTGGTGCGCATAATCCTCAAAAAGCCATGAACCTTTTGCAACCCAAGAAGTGA
- the chrA gene encoding chromate efflux transporter has translation MDEKWKASGVSLKEAFHYWFKLGFINFGGPAGQIAMMHKNLVDSRGWIDEKTFLRALNFCMLLPGPEAHQLAVYIGWRLNGYAGGAIAGLCFLLPSVVLMLFLSWLAVAKGHIPAVSGIFHGIAAAVVAIVIEALIRLSKKSLKHPALYAFAGGSFLLGQFGGVSFPLIVLLAGIAGVILGRFRPDIFCHTMGGSKECVLDEPTTFVGLPHITHVFRIVGLFILIWSAVVLPVIVWRGLPDILSQISLFFSKAPFVTFGGAYAVLAYIVEHAVRLNWLTEKDMLLGLGLAETTPGPLIMVTQFVGFITAWNQPGNLTPIIAGILGGLLTTFTTFLPSFMFIFAGAPYIEAITSNPKLNAALTGISGAVVGVVLKLGVFFALSTFFPASGIDFFAVLVACAALFALVRWKLSMHALVGLSGAAGLIWQLIG, from the coding sequence ATGGATGAAAAATGGAAGGCATCAGGCGTTTCGCTCAAAGAAGCATTTCATTACTGGTTCAAGCTCGGGTTCATCAATTTCGGCGGTCCGGCCGGCCAGATCGCCATGATGCACAAGAACCTCGTCGATAGCCGGGGGTGGATTGACGAGAAAACCTTCCTGCGCGCGCTCAACTTCTGCATGTTGCTGCCAGGGCCAGAGGCCCACCAGCTTGCCGTGTACATCGGCTGGCGTCTTAATGGCTATGCCGGTGGAGCCATCGCCGGACTGTGCTTTCTCCTCCCTTCCGTTGTGCTCATGCTTTTTCTCTCGTGGCTGGCCGTGGCCAAGGGTCACATTCCCGCAGTTTCAGGCATTTTTCATGGAATAGCAGCGGCAGTGGTGGCAATCGTCATCGAAGCGCTCATTCGGCTTTCGAAGAAATCGCTCAAGCATCCGGCGCTTTACGCCTTTGCTGGCGGATCGTTTCTCCTGGGTCAGTTTGGTGGTGTGTCGTTCCCGCTGATCGTCCTGCTGGCGGGTATTGCCGGGGTAATCCTTGGGCGTTTTCGACCCGACATATTCTGTCATACAATGGGTGGTTCCAAAGAATGTGTCTTGGATGAGCCGACAACGTTTGTTGGGTTGCCGCACATCACCCACGTGTTCAGGATTGTCGGCCTGTTCATTCTCATTTGGAGCGCTGTGGTTCTGCCGGTCATCGTTTGGAGAGGACTTCCTGATATTCTGTCACAGATTTCCCTGTTTTTCAGCAAAGCTCCATTCGTCACCTTTGGCGGCGCTTACGCAGTCCTTGCCTATATAGTCGAGCACGCGGTCAGGCTCAATTGGCTGACTGAAAAGGACATGTTGCTGGGACTTGGCCTTGCTGAAACGACTCCTGGGCCACTGATCATGGTGACGCAGTTTGTCGGATTCATAACAGCCTGGAATCAGCCTGGAAATCTTACTCCAATCATTGCTGGAATATTGGGTGGACTGCTGACGACATTCACGACCTTCCTGCCGAGCTTCATGTTCATTTTTGCCGGTGCCCCCTACATCGAAGCCATTACTTCAAACCCGAAGCTGAATGCTGCGTTGACAGGCATCTCAGGGGCAGTTGTCGGTGTCGTTCTCAAGCTCGGCGTTTTCTTCGCGTTGAGCACCTTTTTCCCGGCCTCAGGAATAGACTTTTTCGCGGTATTGGTGGCGTGCGCAGCGTTATTTGCGTTGGTGCGCTGGAAATTGTCCATGCATGCGCTGGTTGGCCTAAGCGGTGCGGCTGGCCTCATTTGGCAACTTATTGGCTAA
- a CDS encoding thiosulfate sulfurtransferase GlpE, whose product MNKTITPMELRAEIQSGENIILLDLRKQVDFDAAPELIPGAVKLDPAQVETWDATIPTDKKIVIYCARGGAISQSVQQHFANKGVKVPYLEGGYAAWKASK is encoded by the coding sequence ATGAATAAGACCATTACCCCGATGGAACTGAGAGCCGAAATCCAATCAGGCGAAAATATCATCCTGCTGGATTTGCGAAAACAGGTCGATTTTGACGCTGCCCCAGAGCTTATCCCAGGCGCTGTCAAGCTTGATCCTGCACAGGTCGAAACCTGGGACGCAACGATTCCCACAGACAAGAAAATTGTCATCTATTGTGCGCGTGGTGGAGCCATCAGCCAGTCCGTACAGCAGCATTTTGCGAACAAAGGCGTGAAAGTCCCTTACCTCGAAGGAGGTTATGCCGCATGGAAGGCCAGCAAATGA
- a CDS encoding MFS transporter has product MTAFNNLCTVGFLARFSYALARNPVLPLFALFLGAGPEAIGLAVGISTVTGILFKLPSGALSDVVGRRRTMLAGLVVFGLMPFAYLFITSYAALVVVRFLHGLATAIYGPVAMAVVADVAGARKGEMLSWFSSVGIIGTLLGAPIGGFILDVGHTGGPVLWQFRLVFALSAVTGLAALVLGLRTLGVQERVEEGLGLGERLRRFQEGIREVLSDKRIVATSSMEGVQNMTMGALEAFLPVYAVTVAGLTEFQAGLLWGSQIVVTMLSKPVMGRVSDAHGRRPLIVVGLVLCGASFATVPFMHGFWTLLAACLVFGLGEAFVTSSSAAMVADLCRERHFGSAMGAFGTIFDVGHASGPILGGLLVGWLGYQISFPAMAVVLFLAIPVFLRFVPNDKTS; this is encoded by the coding sequence ATGACCGCATTTAACAATTTATGCACCGTGGGCTTCCTCGCTCGCTTCTCCTATGCTCTGGCCAGAAACCCGGTGTTGCCGCTTTTCGCCCTCTTTCTGGGGGCCGGCCCCGAGGCCATCGGTCTGGCTGTGGGCATCTCCACGGTGACCGGCATCCTGTTCAAGCTCCCCTCCGGGGCCCTTTCCGACGTGGTGGGGCGTCGGCGCACCATGCTGGCCGGGCTGGTCGTATTTGGACTCATGCCCTTCGCCTATCTGTTCATTACGTCATATGCAGCACTGGTCGTCGTGCGCTTCCTGCACGGGCTGGCGACGGCCATCTATGGCCCGGTGGCCATGGCGGTGGTGGCTGATGTGGCCGGGGCGCGCAAGGGGGAGATGCTCTCCTGGTTCTCCTCGGTGGGGATTATCGGCACGCTTCTGGGAGCACCCATCGGCGGCTTCATCCTGGACGTGGGGCACACGGGGGGGCCGGTCTTGTGGCAGTTCCGGCTGGTGTTCGCCTTATCCGCCGTGACGGGCTTGGCTGCGTTGGTTCTGGGTCTGCGCACGCTGGGCGTTCAGGAGCGCGTGGAAGAAGGACTTGGCTTGGGCGAACGGCTGCGCCGCTTCCAGGAAGGCATTCGGGAAGTGCTGTCCGACAAGCGTATTGTCGCCACTTCGTCCATGGAAGGCGTCCAGAATATGACCATGGGCGCACTGGAAGCCTTCCTCCCGGTCTATGCCGTCACCGTGGCCGGGCTGACCGAATTCCAGGCGGGCTTGCTGTGGGGATCGCAAATCGTGGTGACAATGCTCTCCAAGCCGGTCATGGGCCGGGTGTCCGACGCCCACGGTCGAAGGCCGCTGATTGTGGTTGGTCTGGTGCTGTGCGGGGCTTCTTTCGCGACAGTACCCTTCATGCATGGTTTCTGGACCCTGCTGGCGGCCTGTCTGGTGTTCGGATTGGGCGAAGCCTTTGTCACATCATCCTCGGCAGCGATGGTGGCCGACCTGTGCCGCGAGCGCCATTTTGGTTCGGCCATGGGGGCGTTCGGGACCATTTTCGATGTCGGGCACGCTTCTGGTCCGATTCTGGGAGGACTCTTAGTCGGATGGCTGGGATACCAAATAAGCTTCCCGGCAATGGCGGTTGTGCTGTTTCTGGCGATACCGGTGTTTCTCAGATTCGTCCCGAACGACAAGACCTCTTAA
- a CDS encoding ferredoxin domain-containing protein, producing MKETAIQVAQLMAASARTAPKAGGKDFLEIAVITLDEDLKKIAAAMQEYAPQSTNEAFWLRDAANIENCQALVLVGLGKSLGAGYDCGACGFSTCTEFLKNRQLTEKDMGYSGPHCAMRMMDIGAALVSAAKTASLLNLDNRVQQRVGAAARALGYIKAEVAMGIPVGFYGKSIFFDRAAPKH from the coding sequence GTGAAAGAAACCGCCATTCAGGTTGCCCAGTTAATGGCTGCTTCCGCTCGTACTGCGCCGAAGGCCGGCGGAAAAGACTTCTTGGAAATCGCCGTGATCACCCTGGACGAGGATCTTAAGAAGATTGCCGCTGCTATGCAGGAATACGCCCCTCAAAGTACAAATGAAGCGTTCTGGCTTCGCGATGCTGCCAACATCGAGAACTGCCAGGCTCTTGTTCTGGTCGGACTGGGGAAATCCCTTGGCGCCGGTTACGACTGTGGAGCCTGCGGTTTTTCGACCTGTACGGAATTCCTTAAAAACAGACAGTTGACCGAAAAAGACATGGGCTACAGCGGCCCCCATTGCGCCATGCGTATGATGGATATTGGCGCGGCCCTTGTTTCAGCAGCCAAGACCGCCAGCCTGCTCAATCTGGACAACCGCGTCCAGCAGCGGGTCGGCGCGGCCGCCCGTGCCCTGGGCTACATCAAGGCCGAGGTCGCCATGGGCATCCCCGTGGGATTTTACGGCAAATCCATCTTCTTCGACAGGGCTGCCCCCAAACACTAA
- a CDS encoding chromate resistance protein ChrB domain-containing protein has protein sequence MKNATWLILSFSLPTKSQAIRVKVWRRLQTIGAVQVKNSLYVLPANTGNSEHFTWLAKEVEEADGEALFFETETILTMDDAAIMGLFTQERDAEYATLDAELHEALTQARGKEGVSLDRELLSTRRKLTRRYEAIHERDYFPSGKGVRTAALLSQLTALLDGRADAAENADIKTFPREAFVGKIWITRERPYVDRLASFWLVKRFLDPQARLAFVPPDVHIPKREDAVRFDMTDAEFTHVGGRTTFEVMITAFSLEQDVPAGLVAAIRAIDLEEMDTAPTESRGIKRILDGLLLSINDDEQLVENALVLMDALSASYQKNKGEKS, from the coding sequence ATGAAGAACGCAACGTGGCTGATATTATCCTTCTCCCTGCCGACAAAAAGCCAAGCCATCCGGGTCAAAGTCTGGCGGCGACTCCAAACGATTGGAGCTGTTCAGGTCAAAAACTCCCTTTACGTCCTGCCAGCAAACACAGGTAATTCCGAGCATTTTACTTGGCTAGCCAAAGAAGTGGAGGAGGCCGACGGAGAGGCCCTGTTTTTTGAAACCGAGACCATCCTCACCATGGACGACGCCGCGATCATGGGACTGTTCACACAGGAACGCGATGCGGAGTATGCGACCCTTGATGCGGAACTTCACGAAGCACTGACCCAGGCCAGGGGCAAGGAAGGCGTGTCCCTTGATCGCGAACTGCTTTCCACCCGCCGAAAGCTCACCCGTCGCTACGAAGCCATCCACGAGCGCGATTATTTTCCCAGCGGGAAAGGCGTAAGAACAGCGGCGCTGCTTTCCCAACTGACCGCTCTTCTGGATGGTCGGGCTGATGCGGCTGAGAACGCCGACATAAAGACCTTTCCGCGGGAAGCGTTCGTCGGCAAAATCTGGATTACTCGCGAACGACCTTACGTGGATCGTCTGGCTTCATTCTGGCTCGTCAAGCGCTTTCTTGATCCCCAGGCCCGCCTTGCCTTTGTCCCTCCCGACGTCCACATCCCCAAGCGGGAAGACGCTGTCCGATTCGATATGACCGACGCTGAATTCACCCATGTCGGCGGACGCACCACCTTTGAAGTCATGATCACTGCCTTTTCGTTGGAGCAGGATGTGCCTGCCGGGCTTGTTGCCGCAATCCGGGCCATCGACCTGGAGGAAATGGACACAGCCCCGACTGAATCCAGAGGAATCAAGCGAATCTTGGACGGATTACTCCTGTCGATCAACGACGATGAACAACTTGTCGAGAACGCCCTGGTTCTCATGGATGCCTTGTCAGCATCCTATCAAAAAAACAAAGGAGAGAAATCGTGA
- a CDS encoding plasmid partitioning protein RepB C-terminal domain-containing protein gives MSVGIKQGFEKELVDLAIIELLPTKRMSANIKNGRKYSQILSSIREVGLIEPPVVALCNKKRGYLLLDGHLRIMALSELGEERVTCLVSVDDEGYTYNKYITRLSAIQEHKMIVKALDAGVSEARLAAALNLDITSIRNKKNMLDGVCQEVIDLLKDRIMSPSVFRLLKKMKHMRQIKVAMIMNDQNRYSYLYVKSLLDGTPSDQLVGGNKKNKLSPAALEKRMRLEEESILLSDDLKNIDDSYGTDMLNLSLVQSYLKRIINNEKVSDYLQRHHKEIYDKFSEISAIDFLKMKSVD, from the coding sequence ATGAGCGTCGGAATTAAGCAAGGTTTTGAAAAAGAGCTTGTCGACCTCGCCATTATTGAACTTCTTCCAACCAAAAGAATGTCTGCAAATATCAAGAATGGGAGGAAATATTCTCAGATATTGTCTTCTATTCGCGAGGTTGGCCTTATAGAGCCTCCAGTTGTGGCTCTTTGCAACAAGAAGCGAGGATATCTACTTTTAGATGGACATTTGCGGATTATGGCGCTCAGTGAGTTAGGCGAGGAACGAGTAACATGTCTGGTTTCAGTGGATGATGAAGGCTATACCTACAATAAGTACATTACACGTCTCTCAGCGATCCAGGAACACAAGATGATAGTAAAGGCTTTAGACGCTGGGGTGTCTGAAGCAAGACTCGCTGCCGCCTTGAACCTTGATATAACTTCGATCCGTAATAAGAAAAATATGCTGGATGGAGTGTGCCAAGAAGTAATAGACTTATTGAAAGATAGAATTATGTCGCCAAGTGTTTTTAGGCTACTGAAAAAAATGAAGCATATGCGGCAAATTAAGGTCGCAATGATTATGAATGACCAGAATCGTTATAGTTATTTATACGTGAAAAGCTTGTTAGATGGGACCCCATCAGATCAGCTTGTTGGCGGAAATAAAAAGAACAAGCTTTCGCCAGCTGCCTTGGAAAAGCGCATGCGCTTGGAAGAAGAAAGTATCTTATTGAGTGATGATTTAAAAAATATAGATGATTCTTATGGTACGGACATGCTCAATTTAAGCCTTGTTCAATCATATTTGAAACGTATAATTAACAACGAGAAGGTATCTGACTATCTCCAGCGACATCATAAAGAAATTTATGACAAATTCTCTGAAATATCCGCGATAGACTTTTTGAAAATGAAAAGCGTGGATTGA